The Apus apus isolate bApuApu2 chromosome 4, bApuApu2.pri.cur, whole genome shotgun sequence genome contains the following window.
CACGCTTAAAATGCTTTTGGTCTCACTACCCAACCATCTGCTCTCTCATTGCAGCAGTTCTGCCACCCTGCTGGGATTTGCCTTCTTTGCTGGTCAAGAGGACCTTCTCTCCAGAGGGAAGAGCCAGCCCTTTTGGGAAGGTCTGCCAGAGACAAACAGGTCAGCTAGAGGCAGAACCACTAATTTGGCTTAAATCCTTGGGCTATACAGACTTCCAGCTCTGTTAtacagctgctgcctgaaagTAGCAAGTCCTGTCCCTACCCAGTGCCTcaatttctgctgctgtgaatTAGTTAAGAGAAACTTGTTTTGCCTGTAGAGCACACCTAGAAAGTACAGTGTAAGAACAAAATACCACTGTTTCCAAATTACCTAAGTCTGGTAAGATACCACCAGTATCTCTTCACATTATATTTCATTGCTCAGACCCTCTGTTCTTGCTTTggacagctgcagaaaacatgcatttgcaacagcagagagagaagcaaagcaCATATGAAATACATACAAGTGAAGGAAATCCAAAATCAAATCACATTAATCAGGAGCGAGCTGAGAAATCAGCCACACTCAAGCTGCCAAAATATCCTGAATAACTTGAGAAATATCTTGGTTGGTCctggcatatatatatatatattgggGCTTATACACATCATAAAATCTCTGTGCATCTGAGGTACTATTGTATTTCCACAATCACAAATAAACCCAACCTTCTTTTGTATATGATCCAACTTTCTATTCTGAGTTACACAGGGAGAAAGCATAATGCTAGATCAAGTTGCTTGTGCACTATGTATGACCAAAAGAATTATAAATCTATAGGCAATGAGAGGCTCTCTGCTGCCAGTGGAAAGTGAACAGTTTTAAGCAGACTTTAGCTCAGCCATAATGGCCATGTAACTTACAATATTTCTGTGGATTTAACCTCCTGCCCTAAATCGTATTCCTGCCTAATCTTCAGTCAATCTTTGCTGGATTTTGCATGTCCATTGCCATTTTGAAATTCACATCctttgaataaagaaaaaacccccTTAATTTCAATGTCAGATGTCCCTAAGATGTTTAGCCCTTGTGGTTTTAACTTTTCAAATGACAGTCTCTGACAAAGTTTTCCTTCGTGTCCCTGTATCAGCGGAGTGACAGTCCTTTGAACACTTCTGAGCCAGCCCCTACGAACACAGACAGACCGTGTGTTCAGAAAACCAACCCATGCTACAATAAGAACTGCAACTGAAGTGCATAAATCAGCAATTAAAGAGTTACTAAGCACAAATATCCAAGTATGGTTATTACCACATATCTACTCTTCCATTCTTTAGAAAAAGCAATATACGGAATTAATACCTAAGAAATAACCTTTTAAAACTTGCCAAGGTAAAATAACTGATTTACAGTAATTTTACATTAGCCTTTAAAATTAGCAAATTTTACTAAAGTCAATGAAATATCTCACTGTAACATTAGCTGGAAACAAAGCAGATAGATAATCCTTGAGTCATGACAAACATCACACTGGAATTCTTCCAGCAGTCTTATGGACTCATAAAGGCTAACAACATTAAGCTTTCTCTTAATTAGGGCtagctgatggaaaaaaatgttcctcgAGAgaatctcttccagttttaggAGTAGGCATAAGCTACAGGAAGTGGACTCCAGGCAGCAGAATCAGGGGAgatacttctttctttcttagcTGCTTTACCATTCGAACTATCCTGAACAATTCCTTTCTGCATGCTGGCCTCTGGTAAAGCTGCTGTCATGTCACTCATCAGAGCCTAAGTTGTCCATGTTCTGCAAAACCCATAAATCAAGTGTAGGGACAGCACAAAGCTCTGCTCCCCCCTTGTGCCTcctgcacctgctgctttcGAGTGGTGCTGCTGGTGACGGAGGCAGACCTCTCTGCACAAGACCctgcacaaacacagaacaaaaagtcTTCACCCCCAAAGAGACTGCAACTGAAATCAAAGACATAAAAGAGCAGCTGAATCCACAGAGCAGGAAAGGCTGGTTTTGTTCTCGCTGTGCTTTCATGCAGGcaagaggcaggcagggctggctgacTGTGTTTGAACTTTTTCAGGAATTCAAAATAGCCATAATTTTGCactcttgttttaaaaagttagGCTGTTTTATTTCCAGGGCAGACCTTTGTTGCAATGCTGAAAAGCAGTATAATTCTCCCACCTGTTGTTTTCCTCATTGCTCACTCAAGCTGGCTCTCCTATACACACATCCTGCTCGCACACGGAAGCTGCTGGGAACATGGCTGGTGATTTAATTCTGCTCGCGGctgtctctcttctttctgcccTCCAGCAATGTAAGATCTGTGGGGTTGTGTGGCTGGGGCTTGGGGAGGTTTCCACCAGTTCTGAAATACCCGGAATTATTTTATGATACCCTGCTCTGTAACTTTAATTTCTGAGAACTTCTAAGATGTTTCTTGCTGGAAGATTGTTTATCCTCTCGGTAGTCTGAGAGGGAATTGGCTCAGTGGGACAGATTACTTTTCCCTGTGGGAGAAACTGATTTGTTTTCAATTCAATTTTGTTTCCTGACTTCTTGGAATCATACTATTGCAAGAGCTTGTAACTAGCTGAAAAGTTACCCCAAAGCCACGTTGTGCCTTGGTTTTGATTCTTATTTAGGCACCTATACAACTGAAAACCTCAAAAGTGACAGTAAATTTGTGAAATCAAACACTCCAATGTTGGACGGAAAGCACTGTAAAAACTGtttcctgaaacagaaaaatgaaagaaaggaaacctTTACACCAGGCAGCAATAATATGAGATATTCCATATTATGTCCTCATCACGACATTTCTTTAAGGTCTAAATGGCTTATTTTTATCCTCTGTGGATCTGTCTCTGAGAATCAAGGGACTAGGGAAAGAAGTGGGCAAGTCTGAGAGGCTCTTTTTGCTGTGTATCAGTGTAAAACTGCAGTAGCATTTTTAATGcttgtcattattttctttgaaagatgGTGACTCATATAGTTAAGTTTACACCAGGAaacaagatacatttttaaGGCATTTGTGCTACACAAGTATGAGATTAAAAGCAAGCTAAAAATAATtactctgccttttttttcaaatatctgtAGTGCTGCCAACTTATCTAGCAACATATCTATGTGGCTTGAGTGTCTGTTTATTTGTTCTCAAAGCATCAACtactgaaataacatttttacccagcagaaaaaaaaaaaagaaaaaagcttgaGAATGTGACCCTTCCAGgttaaaaaaagccacagaaggCAAATAAGAAGCACCTAAAAGTTACATTCACTTTTTCTGTCGTCAGACCAGCTACAACATACCCTTGTGATCTTCACAGAGTATTTCATTCTGGTATTTACCATCAAATTCTGTGAAAGTTCAACTTGCCTGCCTTGATTTTTAATGGGAAAGTGTGaaggattaaaaacaaacaaacattatCTAGAGAAGTACTACAGTTTGGAAATTCAGGGAATTGTACAGATACTGAAAGTAGAAAGTACAGCAGAAAATACGTGTGTTCTTCCCAGAGATGGTTAAGCTGTAGTAGTTAATTTTAATGAACAAAATACACAGAGCATACACAGCTCTGGGTGCTCTTGTTTGCTCTGCTGTTTATTCTGCTGAGCCTTCAATACTGAGTTAGAAAGGTGCTAATGGGCAACACAACCTCCTCAAAACAGTGCTGGAAGTCAGGTTTCACTTAGCAATCATCAGAGGTACAAGATTTAGTGTCTCAGAACCATGAGTTACTCAAAGAACCAGGTCAGTCGAAGATTAAGCTGTGCAAAAAATACTCTAGGgtagaaaagaaagagcagaaacaatGCAGGAAGTGGTTTCCAGTCATGAATCCAGTTTTAGGCAGCTAAGATTTGCTTGAGGGATCAGGGTTTTGTAGACTGATGGGAAAACAAGGGAATCCAATGAAATGACAGTGAGTCCCAATCATTGATAGAGGAGAGAACAGGAGTCCCATTACTCCTCCTTTTTGAAGCATCTCTTTGAACAAGCATATTTTAACACAACTCTTGGTAATTCCAGAATGCAGCAAGGCattattaaaaagtatttgattttttttaaaggttgttAGGTCAGGCCATGCAAATTAACATGCACTGCCATACACTGTGGTGCAGGCATCAGCTTCTTTACAGGCTTTTTAACCCATATAAAATTGTTGAGAGTAACATTCCTTGAAAGCCTACTTTGTCCcctattttcaaagaaaatatattaactcAGTAACTATAAATGCCACCTGaagatgaaagaagaaagaagcaaacaaaggAAAGTCAAGCGCACTTTGTAACTATCTCAGTCATGTAATTTAGCCTGCTAGAATTGAACAACATGATACAGGGGGAAGAAAAGGCTATGAAAAATCTTTCCTTACTCCTGCTGCAATGCTTTCTGGAGTCCTCACAACAGCATCTCCAGTGGGAGGGGCAAAAGAGCTCACCCATTGCTTTATTATTTGCTTTAGCCCTTGTTAAACTATAATCACAAATCTTAAATGTGGAGTTACATCACTACTTTCCATTCACCAGAAAGGAACTAAAAGGCAAGTCCTATGCAGTTAACAAAAGCCACAGTAATTATTCCTCTCCTGAGCTCTTTTTGAGTCCCTGGTTAGCACCTGTTTTGTTCTGCACACCAGGCTCACCTTTTCTTTTAAGGTGACAGACGTGACTCTAGTTCCCCCATTATGTGGTGACACAGCTGGGTTTGCATTGGCATATAAAAGCCCACTTGACCCTAACTAAAGTTCCCATCGACAACAGTGGAAGCCACTAAAGAAGTTGATTTCATGATGGTCAGTGGTACTATGGTACTACCACAACCTGTTTCTGTGTCTGGTTAAGCAGAGTCTCCCACGTGCAAACCTCTGCCCTTCACCCTAGAGCCTTGCTGACCAAGCATGACCAAGGGCAAACCACatttcagctgcagccagggttGTGCCACAGCCTTGATGGTGTGCTTAGGTTAATTGTATGGAACAAACAAGAACAATTTGGCCCCTACAGTGCCTTAATCTTCATATTTCCCCCAGTAAGTTTATTTTGCACAGCATCTGttcaaagctttctttttttcaactgATTTGGATGCAGTGAGCCACCTTGGCTTGCCTTAGTTGTTCAGCAGAAAAAACCTGGTCCTGGACTGGTTGGAAGCATTGAAAATCTCAATGAGGCCAGAAAACAAGTAAGGCATTGCTGGCTAAAAATGCCATTGCACAAAACACTATGGCTCACCTACCACTTTGACTGATAAGCCAGGCAGGATTTACCAGCACATTTGCCATTAAAAGAACTTAATAAATTTGAGTGTGGCAGAAGTTAAAAACCAACTTTTCAGTTAAGATTTCTGGGAAACTATTTCTCAGAGGTAATTCTTGTACTTCCACAAGTTTCAGTCTCCCTGAAAAATGTTCCCAAACCCTCCCCGCTACCATTCTTCCCCTCTGAAAGGGTTGCAGGGTGGCAAACAAGGGATGAATCACCAGGCATGACAAGAGATGCGTGGGTGGGAGTGGAGGAGGTCTTGCTGGATGCAAATACAATGAAAGGTCCTGTAAACCTGCCTTACAGAGTGATATCTGAGATGCTCTGACTAGTCTCTGGAGAGAAAGGTTAAGAGGTCACTTGAACACAGCCCATAATTACTTATATGGGGAGAAGACAGATGGGAAAATGCTTgcccatttttttattttttttttgggaaaaggCTTTGGCCACAAGGTTAAGACATAAGAGGTGCACAGGGCAGCACCACTAATATCCCTAGGTGTATTTTAGTGCCATTGCTCCCAGAAGGGAGGACAGAAGGCACGCTCTCGGTGTGCCCCTTAAACAAGTCTTTTTAGTGAACTCAGGTGGGTTCCTGGTTTCTGGATTCAGGCAGAGTTTCCGTACAAGGTAGATGTTGAGCTTCTCACACAGTGTGGCTACATCATGgccattaaaataattgcaggCACCCAGAAAGTTTTAAAGTCTAACAGGGTGATGTCCAATAGCTCTGCTGCATATGGAACATTGACTTTTGTCCTTGCAAGCCTCTCTTCAACTTTTAGTGGGAGACTCATGCAATGAGGACATGAGTAAAACGAGGTACTCATATACACATCCGAAATTATCCTAGAAACACAGGTCAGAAGTGCAGGGACAGTGTTTGATTTGTttggcttggggtttttttgtaactgGTACTTAATCACTGCACAGTAAGTAGTCCATCTTTTTTCATGGCACTGCATCTGTTCTAAAAATCACTTCTTACAAGACAGGTAACAACCATCAGCTCCAGTCAGTGGAGGGGGAACATTACAGGTCTTCCAACAGATAGTTCTCAGAGCTCTCCAGCAGGGAACAGGCTACAGCCTCTCCAGttgcagctctctgctctttCCAACAGTCCAAGACAATAGCAGATAGAAAAGCATGCGCTAACATACTGGTAAATAGCAAAAAAGGTGGCTAAGAGATTCTTGTTTCCAAAGATCATAATGCTGCCTGCCCCAAAGCAGTACCGCTCTGAGTATCACTAAACCCAAATGACCATATGCTATTCAAGCAAGCAGGGAAGTGACCTCCATGAGGGGAATTTGGTTCCTGAGAACCAGTCACTGAGAACTAGTCACTGCAGCGTGACCAGACCGCTCCGAGGctgtgcagctccagggctCAGAGGAGGCAGAAGGATGTTTAAGTCATAGCTAGAATAGCAATTGCAAAAGGAGCATgaatgcatttctgaaataccaattttccctcttcctcatGAGTAGGTCACTCTTGAAGATAAAATCTAACCTTTTGTAGGGAAAAACTAGTTTATCTAATATTGGTCTCCTTCTGTCAAATGAAATAGAAAGAGCTGAAGaacactgattttaaaagtacaatattttaaaaagtactgaCATGTTAGGGACACAACTGAGCCAAAGAACTCTGTAATTCATGAGCCCTTATTTTTGCTTACAGATCATTTTGCTTGGCTGGTGGGGAAATCAAGAAAGAAGCATAAGGTCATGCCCCCAGCTGTCACTGGAGCTCCAGAATTTGACAGAACATTTCGTGCACAGTAAGTCCAGAGTTCATTAAGATGGTGTCAATGAATAACAATTTCATCTAGAAGCAAAAGCATTATATTAACATTATATTAACACATTACCTTTTAGCTTGCACCctttgctcaaaaaaaaaaaaaaaaaaaaaaaaaggaacagattgCTTTTCAAATAGTTCAGCTATTATTTTCATGATCATGAGGTCAGTTCAGCTCATTTCGAACAGTCAATGCACAAATTCTGATCAAACTAGGCAATCAGATTACCCAAACCTAAGAAGGGACTAAGAACTAATTGACTGTAACTTAGAGAATTCAGATGTACTGGATCCAGCAAGCTGTCTGTAAGTTCTTGTACTGTGGCTAACACCAAACATGTGGAAGACAAGCACAGAAAACCTCTGTCTTCACAGCGGCAATGGCAGAAGAGCCTAAGAAGACAGTATTTTCCTAAAGGGCTTCAGTTTGCCATTAGCCAGTGATCCTGTGAAGaagtatttacatttatttcaaaccATCTGCTGTAACTAGTTGCAGTGGATAACAATAACAAGACATAGACTATATTAGACAATATAGTAGGTAACAGCATATGTTAGATATAGAAGGATGCCTAATTTGTTAATTCATTCAGAACAACCAACAAAATACATCCCAACAAAATATTGGTGGGAAAACTGATGTCCACAAATAAAGATGTTGTGGTCCTCACCAAAAAATCAGTCATGTGCTGTTTGTGCCTGAGAGCACTTCATAAAAGCAACTGGCCTCAGCAAAGCACTCCAAGCTGTCTATGCACAGCTCTATGCTTCCTCTTGCAGTCCCTGGAATGCTGACCCACAAAACTTGCAtcctatttattttcatgtagtTGGGATCCAGATCCTTATCTAAGTTTAAATACCAggcaaatatttgaaataatttgtatttgagATTACAAATTAGAGAATTTTAATTCAGGAGTGTCTAATGCTGGCTTGACTGTACTCTCACTGGATTTGGTAGCATTAACTTTTGTGGCAACTAAATGAGGCCAAAGCAAATTCTCCTTGAAAATCCCACACAtagttcttttcctttccagactAATGTTCTTTCAAATTTATTCTGCAGACAAAACTGTGTGGAGTTTTACCCAATATTCCTGACTCTCCTCTGGACTGCAGGATGGTTTTTTAATCAAGGTAAACACTTTCTATTTTTATCTCAGGCTGAGAAGTTTTATGTAACTTTTAGAAACACGTAATTTTTATCAGGCTCTAAATGACTGC
Protein-coding sequences here:
- the MGST2 gene encoding microsomal glutathione S-transferase 2, yielding MAGDLILLAAVSLLSALQQYHFAWLVGKSRKKHKVMPPAVTGAPEFDRTFRAQQNCVEFYPIFLTLLWTAGWFFNQELASFLGLLYVFARYKYFHGYVQSVQGRLTGFYLNVVILILLITLGAAGIVNSFLDEYLDFSIMKKLHKSF